Proteins encoded within one genomic window of Marinobacter halotolerans:
- a CDS encoding tellurite resistance TerB family protein, translating to MNVMSVLNQVMKQAQSGQYKGADSSGSGIDMKSLLGGGALGLMVGSKRGRKMGGKALKYGAVAGVGVLAWKAYQSYQAGNQNAQGGAYAPSSQGQPLEQLQGQEQERRGLEILQAMIMAARADGHIDGDERALLTREIENLRPDDELHAWIQQQFDAPLDARTLARSADSPQASREIYIVSAAIIDDQNPMERAWLDQLASALNLEPALTRELEQQVQAAAG from the coding sequence ATGAACGTCATGTCAGTGCTGAATCAGGTCATGAAGCAGGCCCAAAGCGGCCAATATAAAGGGGCTGACAGTTCAGGCTCGGGCATTGATATGAAAAGCCTGCTTGGCGGTGGCGCACTTGGTCTGATGGTAGGCTCCAAGCGCGGTCGGAAGATGGGCGGCAAAGCGTTGAAATATGGCGCCGTGGCGGGAGTGGGCGTACTCGCCTGGAAGGCCTACCAGAGCTACCAGGCGGGCAACCAGAATGCTCAAGGCGGAGCTTACGCTCCGTCATCCCAGGGTCAACCACTGGAACAGCTCCAGGGACAGGAACAGGAAAGACGGGGGCTGGAGATCCTGCAAGCCATGATCATGGCCGCCCGCGCCGACGGCCACATCGATGGCGACGAGCGTGCGCTACTGACCCGGGAAATCGAAAACCTGAGACCGGACGACGAACTTCATGCCTGGATCCAGCAACAGTTCGACGCCCCGCTGGACGCGCGGACCCTGGCCCGCAGCGCTGACTCACCCCAGGCAAGCCGGGAGATCTACATCGTCAGCGCTGCGATTATCGACGACCAGAACCCCATGGAACGCGCCTGGCTGGATCAGCTCGCCAGCGCCCTGAATCTAGAACCAGCCCTTACCCGCGAGCTGGAACAACAGGTCCAGGCCGCAGCTGGCTGA
- a CDS encoding histidine phosphatase family protein → MKARIVLAAVLLFVISTSFVAPRVSQANEAAAWEALRNGDAILMMRHALAPGTGDPANFELGDCSTQRNLNDAGREQARSWKPFLAEHGITEARVFSSQWCRCMDTATEMDMGKVTEWPSLNSFFRDRSSASEQTRQTITNVNTLEDGAPVILVSHQVNTTALTGIYPSSNEGVILARPLTENPTILARVMPGR, encoded by the coding sequence ATGAAAGCTCGGATTGTTTTAGCAGCGGTCTTACTGTTCGTTATAAGCACGAGTTTTGTGGCGCCGCGCGTGAGTCAGGCGAACGAGGCTGCCGCCTGGGAAGCCCTGCGTAACGGGGACGCGATTTTAATGATGCGCCATGCCTTGGCACCGGGAACGGGTGATCCTGCCAACTTTGAGTTGGGTGACTGCAGCACGCAGCGGAACCTGAATGATGCCGGGCGCGAGCAGGCCCGGTCCTGGAAGCCGTTTCTGGCTGAACACGGCATTACCGAAGCGCGGGTATTCAGTAGCCAGTGGTGTCGATGTATGGATACCGCGACAGAAATGGATATGGGTAAGGTCACCGAGTGGCCGTCCCTGAATTCGTTCTTCCGGGATCGTAGCAGTGCGTCAGAGCAGACCCGTCAGACCATCACGAACGTGAACACCCTTGAGGACGGAGCACCGGTGATTCTGGTGTCTCATCAGGTGAACACCACGGCTTTGACCGGCATCTACCCATCCTCGAATGAGGGCGTGATCCTCGCCAGGCCATTGACTGAGAATCCCACCATCCTGGCGCGGGTGATGCCGGGGCGTTAA
- the pdhA gene encoding pyruvate dehydrogenase (acetyl-transferring) E1 component subunit alpha yields the protein MKTIHEFRVDSTCYLDDQGAPLGDLPPQAEDTERVLAAYRNMVLTRTFDSKAIALQRTGKCGTYPSVLGHEVIGTAIGQSMSKDDVFVPYYRDQATHILRGVSLTELLLYWGGDERGSAWKDCPHDLPISVPIATQCCHAVGVGAAMRIRDEARAVVCCIGDGGTSKGDFTESINLAGAWHLPVVFMVINNQWAISTPRSIQTGAETIAQKAIGAGLPGHIVDGNDYFAVTEALDNALERARAGKGGAVIEAMTYRLGDHTTADDATRYRSSDDLKQAWEKDGIKRLQNYLHKAGFWTPEKEQSLQADCRKTVDEAVDAYLATEAEPPTAMMDYLFETLPEAMKQQRERIAAKYRGGAL from the coding sequence ATGAAGACAATCCACGAGTTTCGTGTGGATAGCACCTGCTATCTGGACGATCAGGGGGCGCCGCTGGGCGACCTGCCACCACAGGCTGAAGACACCGAACGGGTGCTGGCCGCCTACCGCAACATGGTGCTGACCCGCACCTTCGATTCCAAAGCCATCGCACTGCAACGCACGGGGAAATGCGGTACGTATCCGTCTGTGCTGGGCCACGAAGTGATTGGTACTGCCATTGGTCAAAGCATGTCAAAAGACGATGTGTTTGTGCCCTATTATCGTGACCAGGCGACCCACATTCTGCGAGGCGTATCGCTGACCGAATTGCTCCTTTATTGGGGCGGAGATGAGCGCGGCAGCGCCTGGAAAGACTGCCCGCATGACCTGCCGATTTCGGTACCCATCGCTACCCAGTGCTGTCATGCGGTCGGTGTTGGCGCCGCGATGCGAATCCGTGACGAGGCCCGGGCTGTGGTGTGTTGCATCGGCGACGGGGGCACCTCCAAGGGGGATTTTACCGAGAGCATCAACCTGGCCGGTGCCTGGCATCTGCCGGTGGTGTTTATGGTGATAAACAATCAGTGGGCCATTTCCACACCCCGTAGTATTCAGACCGGGGCGGAGACCATTGCCCAGAAGGCGATTGGTGCAGGCTTGCCCGGGCATATTGTGGACGGCAACGATTATTTTGCCGTGACCGAGGCGCTGGACAATGCGCTGGAACGGGCACGGGCGGGGAAAGGCGGCGCGGTGATTGAAGCGATGACCTATCGCCTGGGTGATCATACGACCGCTGATGACGCCACCCGTTATCGCTCGTCCGACGATCTGAAACAGGCGTGGGAGAAAGACGGCATCAAGCGCCTGCAGAATTACCTTCACAAGGCCGGATTCTGGACGCCGGAGAAAGAACAAAGCCTGCAGGCTGACTGCCGGAAAACCGTCGACGAAGCCGTGGATGCCTATCTTGCCACCGAAGCCGAGCCGCCCACGGCGATGATGGATTATCTGTTCGAAACCCTGCCCGAGGCGATGAAGCAACAGCGCGAGCGGATTGCTGCCAAATACCGGGGAGGTGCGCTATGA
- a CDS encoding alpha-ketoacid dehydrogenase subunit beta, with protein sequence MSTSDSRDVTLVEAINMALAWEMEQDESVVVLGEDIATNGGVFRATAGLKERFGFKRVMDTPLAENLIAGTAIGMATQGLRPVAEFQFMGFIYSGMEQIISHAARMRNRTRGRLHCPLVYRAPFGGGIHAPEHHSESTEALFAHIPGLRVVIPSSPQRAYGQLLAAIRNPDPVIFLEPKRIYRAVTQSVENNGEAIPLDTCFTLREGSDVTLISWGASIMETLQAADRLTEQSVSAEVIDVGTISPLDRETLLCSVTKTGRAVIVHEACRNGGVGAEVAASIAEGAYLELKAPVARVTGYDTVMPYYRNEQAYLPQVDDIVEAARRVMAL encoded by the coding sequence ATGAGTACTTCAGACAGCCGCGACGTTACCCTGGTGGAAGCGATCAACATGGCTCTGGCCTGGGAAATGGAACAGGACGAGTCGGTGGTGGTGCTGGGGGAGGATATCGCCACCAACGGCGGCGTTTTCCGAGCCACAGCGGGGCTCAAAGAACGGTTTGGCTTCAAGCGGGTGATGGATACCCCGCTGGCGGAAAATCTGATTGCCGGCACGGCCATTGGCATGGCGACCCAAGGGCTCAGGCCGGTTGCCGAATTCCAGTTTATGGGGTTCATCTATTCGGGGATGGAGCAGATCATCAGCCACGCCGCGCGAATGCGGAACCGCACCCGGGGCCGCTTGCACTGTCCGCTGGTGTATCGGGCGCCCTTTGGCGGCGGGATTCACGCCCCGGAGCATCATTCGGAAAGCACCGAAGCACTCTTCGCCCACATTCCGGGGCTGCGCGTGGTGATCCCCAGTTCACCCCAGCGAGCCTACGGCCAGCTTCTGGCGGCGATTCGCAATCCGGACCCGGTGATCTTTCTCGAGCCCAAGCGAATCTACCGCGCGGTGACCCAGAGTGTGGAGAACAACGGTGAAGCCATTCCTCTGGATACCTGCTTCACCCTGCGTGAAGGCAGCGACGTGACGCTGATCAGTTGGGGCGCTTCCATTATGGAAACCTTGCAAGCGGCGGATCGGCTAACCGAGCAGTCCGTGTCGGCCGAAGTGATTGATGTAGGCACCATCAGCCCGCTCGACCGGGAAACGCTGCTTTGTTCGGTGACCAAGACCGGGCGGGCTGTGATTGTGCACGAGGCCTGTCGCAACGGTGGCGTGGGGGCGGAAGTGGCCGCGTCTATTGCCGAGGGCGCTTATCTCGAGCTGAAGGCGCCGGTGGCCAGGGTGACCGGCTACGACACGGTGATGCCCTATTATCGTAACGAGCAGGCCTATCTGCCGCAGGTGGACGACATTGTAGAGGCGGCCAGGAGGGTCATGGCGTTATGA
- a CDS encoding YaiI/YqxD family protein, with the protein MPIWVDADACPVPIREIICRAAARWQIDTTFIANHVITLPPSPYIKRRQVPQGFDVADNEIMDQMHEGDLVITQDIPLAAEAIEKGADVFNPRGQAFTKENIRQRLAMRNFMEEMRSAGQVTGGPAPFSQTDRKEFADKLDRWLQRNQKR; encoded by the coding sequence ATGCCAATCTGGGTCGACGCCGACGCCTGCCCCGTTCCCATCCGGGAGATAATCTGCCGCGCCGCCGCCCGCTGGCAGATCGACACCACATTCATCGCCAACCACGTTATCACCCTGCCCCCCAGCCCCTACATCAAACGCCGTCAGGTGCCCCAGGGCTTTGACGTCGCCGACAACGAAATCATGGACCAGATGCACGAAGGCGACCTTGTTATCACCCAGGACATTCCCCTGGCCGCCGAAGCCATCGAAAAAGGCGCCGACGTCTTCAACCCGCGGGGACAGGCCTTCACCAAAGAAAATATCCGCCAGCGCCTGGCCATGCGCAACTTCATGGAAGAAATGCGCAGCGCCGGCCAGGTTACCGGCGGGCCAGCGCCCTTCAGCCAGACCGACCGCAAGGAATTTGCCGACAAACTGGACCGCTGGCTGCAACGCAACCAGAAACGCTGA
- a CDS encoding dihydrolipoamide acetyltransferase family protein: MKHFKLPDLGEGLPEAEIVEWHVKVGDTVEVDQVLVSVETAKAIVEVPSPDAGTVARLFGEAGDIIHTGEPLMAYEGEDDDSGTVVGELKKADTGTRKDSFIVGAAESSKRARANRASYRTRSLPDAESLRGTRRTMAKNMAASHAQVVPVSIFEDVDIGDWKPGTDITMRLVQGIASACETSPVMNSWFDGETLSRRLKDEVHIGIAVDTPEGLFVPVLRDVNHRTMADLRKGLQNLRDAVATRKIPPAEMQGATITLSNFGTMTGQYANPIVSPPQVAIIGAGSIREKVVARKGKPAVRRVLPLSVTFDHRAATGGEASRFLGALIQALAKP, translated from the coding sequence ATGAAACATTTCAAACTGCCCGATCTGGGCGAGGGTCTGCCAGAGGCTGAAATCGTTGAATGGCATGTGAAGGTCGGGGATACGGTGGAGGTGGACCAGGTACTGGTCAGCGTTGAAACCGCCAAAGCGATTGTGGAAGTGCCATCGCCCGACGCCGGAACGGTCGCCAGGCTGTTCGGTGAGGCAGGGGACATAATCCATACCGGTGAACCCCTGATGGCCTACGAAGGTGAAGACGACGACAGTGGTACCGTCGTCGGTGAATTGAAAAAAGCTGATACCGGAACCCGCAAAGACAGCTTCATCGTCGGTGCCGCCGAATCCAGCAAGCGGGCGCGGGCCAACCGGGCGAGCTACCGGACGCGGTCGTTGCCCGACGCGGAATCCCTGCGCGGTACCCGCCGTACCATGGCCAAGAACATGGCAGCTTCCCACGCTCAAGTGGTACCGGTGTCGATTTTCGAGGATGTGGATATTGGCGACTGGAAACCCGGAACCGACATCACCATGCGACTGGTGCAGGGCATTGCCAGCGCCTGTGAGACCTCGCCGGTGATGAACAGCTGGTTCGACGGCGAGACCCTCAGCCGACGCCTGAAGGACGAAGTGCATATCGGCATAGCTGTGGACACGCCGGAAGGGCTGTTTGTGCCGGTGCTGAGGGATGTAAACCACCGCACCATGGCTGATCTGCGCAAAGGGCTGCAGAATCTGAGGGACGCGGTCGCAACCCGCAAGATCCCGCCCGCCGAAATGCAGGGAGCCACCATCACCCTGTCGAACTTCGGTACCATGACCGGCCAGTACGCCAATCCTATTGTGTCACCGCCGCAAGTCGCTATTATTGGGGCCGGTTCCATCCGTGAGAAGGTGGTTGCCCGCAAGGGAAAACCTGCCGTGCGCCGCGTGTTGCCCTTGTCCGTTACCTTTGACCATCGGGCGGCCACCGGCGGTGAAGCCTCCCGATTTCTGGGAGCGCTGATTCAGGCGCTGGCAAAACCATGA